The window ACCGGACGGTCGCCGGGAGGGGGACCGTCCGCTTCCAGTCCGAAGGCCTCACCGCGCGCCGCCTGAAGGACGGGGGCCGCCGCTCATGGTTGCCCCCATGATATCATGCGTTCGCCGCTGTCCTGCGTTGCCCGCCAGCTTCGCTTGCCTCAACGGTCCCGCGTCACCTTGGGAGGCCGGGCGCCGGCCCGTAGGGAATAGTGTGGCAGACATACCCGAAAGGGGCTTGATGTCGGAGACCGCAGCGGCCCAGTGGGGCCAACTTTGGCAGAACCTCGAGGCTCTTCAAGACCAAGCGACCCGGCTCCGGCACCTCTCGCAGCGCGAGCCCCTGGTGCAGTGGCGCCGAGGGTACCCCCGCGCCGGCACCAGCCGGTCCCACGAGGGGGAAGTGCGGGATGTGCTGGACGGGCTGCAGCAGCGCCTGGGAAATGTCCGGGCGCTGGCCCCCATCATCCTCGCGCAGGATCCGAAGCCTGGCCTGGCCGCCGACGAGCGTGCCGAAGCGGTGGGCGCACGCCTGGAAGCCCTCATTCGGCTGACGGTAGGTCTGAAGGAACAAGCGTTCCTCCCGGGACCAGAACTCCCGCCGCACGCGCCGCCCTACGTCGTGGAGCCTCCGGGGCACGACCTGGCGGGAACGAAAGCGGTGCTGCTCGCCCTCGGCATCGAAGAGGTGGTCCTCGCAATCCGCAACGCCATGCTCGCGGTGGTCAACGGGGCGTAGCCTGCGATCCAGCTCCGGCTGGGGCCCCTAAGGGACCCCGGCCGGTCTGAAGTGCCGGTTTCCCGGGGGAGGGTTCACCGACACGAGTTACCCTGCTTTGGGGAGGCCGGCGCGCGGTTTGAGGACATCGACCAGGGGGAACCGGTCGCCGAGAATCTGCTGGCTGGAGACCCCCAACCACTGCTCGAGCACGGTGGCGTAGACGCTTCGGAAGTCGACGTTGTACTTCAGATCCCCCTGGTCGAGATCGGTCAGGCTGGGATGAGGGCCGCCCAGGCCGGGGGCAACGGACCCGCCGATCAAGAACATCGGCGCGGCCGCCCCGTGGTCGGTCCCGGCGGACGCGTTCTCGGCCACCCGCCGGCCAAACTCCGAGAACGTCATGACCAGAACCCGATCCAAGAGTCCCTTCTGCATCAGGTCTTTCACGAACGCGTCGAGCCCCCCCGCCATCTGCTCGAGCAGACGGTCGTGGCGCCCCGCCTGGGCGGCGTGGGTGTCGAACCCGCCCAAGCCGACGTAATACACCCGGGTTGGCGAGCCGGCCGAAATCAACTCCGAAACCAATCGCAGCTTCATCCCGAACGGGTCGCGCGGATAGCTGCCGCTGTCCGATAGATGCCCCGCGACCTTCCGGATGTCGTCTGAGGCAAGGACGGCGTCCATCGCGGTGTGGGTGAGGAAGTCGACCATCGGCTCCTCCCCGGGCACCGGCTGCAGCAGCTGGCGGTAGGCCTCGGCCTCCGCCGAACCCGCCCCCTGCAACGGATGGAACGCAAACGCCTGCGGACTCTCGAGCACCACGGCCCGCCCGGAGGTCCCCTGCATCGCCAACGGCATCTCGGCCCCAAGCATCGCCACCCCCGCCGTGGGCCCGCAGACCGGACACTCGCTGTCGAACAACCGCCCCAGCCACCCCGTGCGCGGACCATTTCCCGCCGGGTCCGCAGTCTGCCAGATTTCCATGGAGCGAAAGTGGCTGCGGTTGGGATTCGGGTAGCCGGCTCCCTGGATCACGGCCAGCCGGCCATCATCGTAAAGCGCCTTGAGCGGCTTCAGCCCGGGGTGGAATCCCAGCTCGTCGTTCACCTTGAGGACCGCCTCGCGCGGGACAGAAAGATGGGGGCGGGCCCGATAGTACTCGTCGTGCCCGTACGGGACGAGGGTGTTGAGGCCGTCGTTCCCTCCGCCCATCTGGACGACGACCAGGATCGGGCCACCCGACTGGCCCGCGGAAGCGGTCAGGGTGTGATCCCAGGGGTTGTTCAACGCGAGGGCGGTCCGCGTGAGGAACATCGGGGCGGTCGCCCCCGCGGCCACGATGGTCAGCCCTTTGTTCAAGAACTCTCGTCGCGTCATCATGTTGGGCATCGGGCTCCCCCTCAGGCGACCTGATAGTCGGGCAGGCTCATGATGAGATGAATGGCCGCGTCCCGGTTGTTCCGGGCGATATCTGCCAGGATCGCCCGACGGCCCGGCGGGAGGGACCGCTGCAGCAGGTACGCCGACATGGTCTCCAC of the bacterium genome contains:
- a CDS encoding DUF1501 domain-containing protein, which translates into the protein MPNMMTRREFLNKGLTIVAAGATAPMFLTRTALALNNPWDHTLTASAGQSGGPILVVVQMGGGNDGLNTLVPYGHDEYYRARPHLSVPREAVLKVNDELGFHPGLKPLKALYDDGRLAVIQGAGYPNPNRSHFRSMEIWQTADPAGNGPRTGWLGRLFDSECPVCGPTAGVAMLGAEMPLAMQGTSGRAVVLESPQAFAFHPLQGAGSAEAEAYRQLLQPVPGEEPMVDFLTHTAMDAVLASDDIRKVAGHLSDSGSYPRDPFGMKLRLVSELISAGSPTRVYYVGLGGFDTHAAQAGRHDRLLEQMAGGLDAFVKDLMQKGLLDRVLVMTFSEFGRRVAENASAGTDHGAAAPMFLIGGSVAPGLGGPHPSLTDLDQGDLKYNVDFRSVYATVLEQWLGVSSQQILGDRFPLVDVLKPRAGLPKAG